The following are from one region of the Pleurodeles waltl isolate 20211129_DDA chromosome 4_1, aPleWal1.hap1.20221129, whole genome shotgun sequence genome:
- the LOC138287296 gene encoding zinc finger protein 271-like, whose protein sequence is MSFRCSECVMSFHHLSKLQSHKRTHTGEKTFKCTECVKNFSFLSNLQRHQQTHRGEKPYHCNYCGSIFSNSSALIIHQRTHTGEKPFICTECIKSFRRLSDFRRHQRTHTGETLFQCNECMKNFSQLSHLQRHQRTHTGEKPFKCTECVKRFSQLSNLQRHQQTHRGEKPYHCNYCGSSFGDSSALIIHQRTHTGEKPFQCNECMKSFSQLANLSRHQRTHTGGKPYHCNYCESSFRVSSELINHQRTHTGETPYKCTECMKSFSRLPDLRRHQRRHTGEKTYHCGECVKSFCESSALLRHQQIHTGEKPYSCSECVKSFRQVSQLQRHYRTHTWETPYHCSECGSSFIDSSALRSHQRTHSGVKPFKCSECDKCFRKLSYLQRHQRTHTGEKPYHCKYCGSSFSVSSALINHKRTHTGEKPFICTECMKSFSRLPDLRRHQRTHTGEKPYHCRQCMKSFCDSSVLLRHQRIHTGEKPYSCSECVKSFSRLSELQRHYRKHTGETPYHCTECGSRFIDSSALRSHQRTHPGVKPFKCSECDKCFSKLSELQRHQRIHTGGKNHTIAVNV, encoded by the coding sequence ATGTCATtcaggtgcagtgaatgtgtgatgaGCTTTCATCACTTATCAAAACTTCAAAGTCATAAGCGAACCCACACGGGGGAAAAAACTTTCAAatgcactgaatgtgtgaagaACTTTAGTTTCTTATCAAACCTACAAAGACACCAGCAAACACACAGAggtgaaaaaccataccattgcaattaTTGTGGAAGTATTTTCAGTAATTCTTCAGCATTAAtaattcatcagcgaacacacacaggggaaaagccattcataTGCACTGAATGTATCAAGAGCTTTAGACGATTATCAGATTTCCGAaggcatcagcgaacacacacaggggaaacatTATTCCAGTGCAATGAGTGTATGAAGAACTTTAGTCAGTTATCACACCtacaaagacatcagcgaacacacacgggggaaaaaccattcaaatgcactgaatgtgtgaagagaTTTAGTCAATTAtcaaatctacaaagacaccagcaAACACACAGAggtgaaaaaccataccattgtaaTTATTGTGGAAGTAGTTTTGGTGATTCTTCAGCATTAAtaattcatcagcgaacacacacaggggaaaagccattccagTGCAATGAGtgtatgaagagctttagtcaattaGCAAACCTATCTAGAcaccagcgaacacacacagggggaaAACCATACCATTGTAATTATTGTGAAAGTAGTTTTAGGGTTTCCTCTGAATTAATaaatcatcagcgaacacacacaggagaaacaccttACAAATGCACTGAATGTATGAAGAGCTTTAGTCGATTACCAGATCTCCGAAGGCATCAGCGAAgacacacaggagaaaaaacatATCATTGCGgggaatgtgtgaagagcttttgtGAATCATCAGCGCTCCTAAGACATCAGCaaatacacacaggggaaaaaccctacagttgcagtgaatgtgtgaagagcttcaggCAGGTATCACAGCTACAAAGACATTACCGAACACATACATGGGAgacaccataccattgcagtgaatgtggaagtagttttattGACTCTTCAGCATTAAGAAGTCATCAGCGAACACACTCAGGGGTAAAAcctttcaagtgcagtgaatgtgataAATGCTTTAGAAAGTTATCATATCTCCAAAGAcaccagcgaacacacacaggggaaaaaccgtaCCATTGTAAATATTGTGGAAGTAGTTTTAGCGTTTCCTCAGCATTAATAAATCataagcgaacacacacaggggaaaaaccgttCATATGCACTGAATGTATGAAGAGCTTTAGTCGACTGCCAGATCTCCGAaggcatcagcgaacacacacaggagaaaaaccatatcACTGTCGGCAATGTATGAAGAGCTTTTGTGATTCATCAGTGCTCCTAAGacatcagcgaatacacacaggggaaaaaccatacagttgcagtgaatgtgtgaagagcttcagtcgGTTATCAGAGCTACAAAGACATTACCGAAAACACACAGGCGAGACACCATACCATTGCACTGAATGTGGAAGTCGTTTTATTGACTCTTCAGCATTAAGAAGTCATCAGCGAACACACCCGGGGGTAAAAcctttcaagtgcagtgaatgtgataAATGCTTTAGTAAGTTATCAGAGCTCCAAAGacatcagcgaatacacacagggggaaaaaaccataccattgcagtgaatgtgtga